In Deltaproteobacteria bacterium, the following are encoded in one genomic region:
- the folB gene encoding dihydroneopterin aldolase, with the protein MADEILLEGVQIPAALGVTAAERRMRRPVLLDVALERDLRAAGRSDRIASTIDYKAVYDAIEAVAAGQDHRLVEALAERIAGALLAKFEVDAVTVSVRKSKPFAGVLEHAGVRIRRQRGA; encoded by the coding sequence GTGGCGGACGAGATCTTGCTCGAGGGCGTGCAGATTCCGGCTGCGCTCGGCGTGACGGCGGCGGAGCGGCGCATGCGGCGGCCCGTGCTGCTCGATGTCGCGCTCGAGCGCGACCTGCGCGCGGCAGGCCGCAGCGACCGCATCGCGAGCACGATCGATTACAAGGCGGTGTACGACGCGATCGAGGCCGTCGCGGCGGGGCAGGATCACCGCCTCGTCGAGGCGCTCGCGGAGCGCATCGCGGGCGCGCTGCTCGCGAAGTTCGAGGTCGACGCCGTCACCGTGAGCGTGCGCAAGTCGAAGCCGTTCGCGGGCGTGCTCGAGCACGCCGGCGTGCGGATCCGTCGGCAGCGCGGCGCATGA
- a CDS encoding ferritin-like domain-containing protein, whose product MQAPPAKPDPLLVLFSYYRDAELRGSNLIYRMLRMLPDGESQLLLSEHLADETRHAWLWTQRIRAMGAAPLPVEDGYQVRIGKRAGIPRHPVDLLALTVVVEQRALRRYHEHLNRPGVDEQTLEVLRAVSQDEGWHIDWIRKKGRELAAADGTPDRFDDAIERFRAIDREVWAELEEFERSLGLV is encoded by the coding sequence ATGCAAGCGCCCCCCGCGAAGCCCGATCCGCTGCTGGTTTTGTTCTCGTACTACCGCGACGCGGAGCTGCGCGGCTCGAATCTCATCTATCGCATGCTGCGCATGCTGCCCGACGGTGAGTCGCAGCTGCTGCTCTCGGAGCACCTCGCCGACGAGACGCGCCACGCGTGGCTTTGGACGCAGCGCATCCGCGCGATGGGCGCTGCGCCGCTGCCGGTCGAGGACGGTTATCAGGTACGCATCGGGAAGCGCGCCGGCATTCCGCGCCATCCCGTGGACCTGCTCGCGCTCACGGTCGTCGTCGAGCAGCGCGCGCTGCGTCGGTACCACGAGCATCTGAATCGCCCCGGCGTCGACGAGCAGACGCTCGAGGTCCTGCGGGCGGTCAGCCAGGACGAGGGCTGGCACATCGACTGGATCCGCAAGAAGGGCCGCGAGCTCGCGGCGGCAGACGGCACGCCGGATCGCTTCGACGACGCGATCGAGCGTTTCCGCGCGATCGATCGCGAGGTGTGGGCGGAGCTCGAGGAGTTCGAGCGCTCGCTGGGGCTCGTCTGA
- a CDS encoding lysophospholipid acyltransferase family protein yields MLWAVAQLPDDAALALGAFAGRSWARLGLPRTRDARINLRIAFPEWSEARRTRGLVRSFENLGRSLVELAWLGRRSPEQVLARVRFEGLEHLDAARAAAPGGGVIVMTAHFGSWELFAAVLTARGYPLTVVHRVRDDAGLDEVIVARRAESGATYLPRGSAALGVVRALRKGSLLALLLDQNVGADEGIFVPFLGRLACTRSGPAQLAMSTGAPIVPMFLHRDAMDPARHVARFYPALDIERSRDDDASLAANVRQMTRAVEAEIRAAPELWTWAHRRWRTQPPGEPRPRYRREPKTY; encoded by the coding sequence TTGTTATGGGCGGTTGCGCAGCTGCCCGACGACGCGGCGCTCGCGCTCGGCGCGTTTGCCGGCCGCAGCTGGGCGCGCCTCGGGCTGCCGCGCACGCGCGACGCGCGGATCAATCTGCGCATCGCGTTTCCCGAGTGGAGCGAAGCTCGGCGAACGCGCGGGCTCGTGCGCTCGTTCGAGAATCTCGGCCGCAGCTTGGTCGAGCTCGCGTGGCTCGGGCGCCGCTCGCCGGAGCAGGTGCTCGCGCGCGTGCGCTTCGAGGGCCTCGAACATCTCGACGCGGCGCGCGCTGCGGCGCCCGGCGGCGGCGTGATCGTGATGACCGCGCACTTCGGCTCCTGGGAGCTCTTCGCCGCCGTGCTCACCGCGCGCGGCTACCCGCTCACCGTCGTCCACCGCGTGCGCGACGACGCGGGGCTCGACGAGGTGATCGTCGCCCGCCGCGCCGAGAGCGGCGCGACGTACTTGCCGCGCGGGAGCGCCGCGCTGGGCGTAGTGCGCGCGCTGCGCAAGGGCAGCCTGCTCGCGCTGCTGCTCGACCAGAACGTGGGCGCGGACGAGGGAATCTTCGTCCCGTTCCTCGGAAGGCTCGCCTGCACGCGCAGCGGCCCCGCGCAGCTCGCGATGTCCACCGGCGCGCCGATCGTGCCGATGTTCTTGCACCGAGACGCGATGGATCCCGCGCGCCACGTCGCGCGCTTCTACCCCGCGCTCGACATCGAGCGCTCGCGCGACGACGACGCATCGCTCGCCGCGAACGTGCGGCAGATGACCCGCGCGGTCGAGGCGGAGATCCGCGCTGCGCCGGAGCTGTGGACGTGGGCGCACCGCCGCTGGCGCACGCAGCCGCCGGGCGAGCCGCGGCCTCGCTATCGGCGAGAGCCGAAGACCTATTAG
- a CDS encoding diguanylate cyclase, with protein sequence MVGLCLVAAIVTALTSREVLDTAVRHGVRAELEREFDRAQTALQLSRRQEFEGANVIARDDLLLECLARGSEGHSALRARLEVLFAREPEAIGFALARPGAREPFVMVGQWGRSHWQFALAQRTSAGSSVAATEVEGAPIDLARIAIATRDGSVLLWIAFDPLRALDVLYDEGQIDAAITGARGDKLAGSLAASALTREIGFRDAKGSDGAPLLVLRRELAGTPWQLVIARPLPALPANTLLSLVLGSVLTAVVAGGLAFGVGAWRLRPLLDLAEGAGRLAGGDFNVRMPVSEAHDEVQTLARAFNDMAAQLEGQRRALEERNRDLLRANEVLEQLSITDGLTHLHNHRHFHDQFSREVKRADRSEQPLCLLLVDIDDFKLLNDRYGHAAGDRVLAAAAQLINLQIRESDYVARYGGEEFALLLPHTPLEGATALGEKIRTAMSEHEFPIEERDIVVRVTVSVGVALYSTTTDETFDAADRALYEAKAAGKDCVFTAAPLDRTPAPSPLKRRR encoded by the coding sequence GTGGTCGGGCTGTGCCTGGTCGCCGCAATCGTCACCGCGCTGACGTCGCGTGAGGTGCTAGACACCGCAGTTCGCCACGGCGTTCGTGCGGAGCTCGAGCGGGAGTTCGATCGTGCGCAAACCGCACTGCAGCTCTCGCGAAGACAAGAGTTCGAGGGAGCGAACGTAATCGCGCGCGACGATCTGCTGCTCGAATGCCTCGCACGCGGCAGCGAAGGGCACAGCGCCTTGCGGGCGCGGCTAGAGGTGCTGTTCGCGCGCGAGCCCGAAGCCATCGGCTTTGCGCTGGCTCGGCCCGGCGCGCGCGAGCCCTTCGTCATGGTCGGCCAGTGGGGCCGCTCGCACTGGCAGTTCGCGCTCGCACAGCGCACCTCCGCGGGCAGCTCCGTTGCCGCGACAGAGGTCGAAGGCGCTCCGATCGACCTCGCGCGGATCGCGATTGCGACGCGCGACGGGTCCGTGCTGCTGTGGATCGCGTTCGATCCGCTGCGCGCACTCGACGTGCTCTACGACGAGGGCCAGATCGACGCCGCGATCACGGGCGCGCGAGGAGACAAGCTCGCCGGCTCCCTCGCCGCGTCTGCGCTCACGCGCGAGATCGGCTTCCGCGACGCCAAAGGATCCGATGGCGCACCGCTGCTCGTGCTGCGTCGCGAGCTCGCCGGAACGCCGTGGCAGCTCGTCATCGCGCGTCCGCTGCCCGCGCTTCCGGCAAACACGCTGCTCAGCCTCGTGCTCGGGAGCGTTCTCACGGCGGTCGTCGCCGGGGGCCTCGCGTTCGGCGTCGGCGCGTGGCGCCTGCGCCCGCTGCTCGATCTCGCCGAGGGCGCGGGCCGGCTCGCCGGCGGCGACTTCAACGTGCGCATGCCCGTGAGCGAAGCGCACGACGAGGTGCAGACGCTCGCGCGCGCGTTCAACGACATGGCCGCGCAGCTCGAGGGCCAGCGGCGTGCGCTCGAGGAGCGCAACCGGGATTTGTTACGGGCGAACGAGGTACTCGAGCAGCTCTCGATCACCGACGGACTCACCCACCTCCACAATCACCGCCACTTCCACGACCAGTTCTCGCGCGAGGTGAAGCGCGCCGACCGCAGCGAGCAGCCGCTTTGCCTGCTGCTCGTCGACATCGACGACTTCAAGCTGCTGAACGACCGCTACGGCCACGCTGCGGGCGACCGCGTGCTCGCGGCGGCCGCTCAGCTGATCAACCTGCAAATCCGCGAGTCGGACTACGTCGCCCGCTACGGCGGAGAGGAGTTCGCGCTGCTCCTGCCACACACGCCCCTCGAAGGCGCCACCGCGCTCGGCGAGAAGATTCGGACCGCGATGTCGGAGCACGAGTTCCCGATCGAGGAGCGCGACATCGTCGTGCGCGTGACGGTCTCCGTGGGTGTCGCGCTCTACTCCACGACCACCGACGAGACCTTCGATGCCGCCGATCGCGCGCTGTACGAGGCGAAGGCCGCGGGCAAGGACTGCGTCTTCACGGCGGCGCCGCTCGATCGGACGCCGGCTCCATCTCCGCTGAAGCGCCGCCGCTGA
- a CDS encoding GNAT family N-acetyltransferase: MSEVRRVSAEDVRPLRHLVLRPGRPFEETAFPGDDAPSAVHFGAFRNHELLAVATLLDSPHPERAGRACQVRGMASHPNVRGAGYGAAALAACVAEARARGAALVWCNAREAALGFYLRAGFVATGERFEIAGIGPHFRMHLAL, from the coding sequence GTGAGCGAGGTCCGCCGCGTCTCGGCCGAGGACGTACGTCCCCTGCGCCACCTCGTACTGCGCCCGGGTCGCCCTTTCGAGGAGACGGCGTTCCCCGGCGACGACGCGCCCAGCGCCGTGCATTTCGGCGCGTTCCGCAACCACGAGCTGCTCGCAGTCGCGACGCTGCTGGATTCACCGCACCCCGAGCGCGCGGGGCGCGCCTGCCAAGTGCGCGGCATGGCGAGCCACCCGAACGTGCGCGGCGCGGGCTACGGCGCGGCGGCGCTCGCGGCCTGCGTTGCCGAAGCACGCGCACGCGGAGCGGCGCTCGTGTGGTGCAACGCGCGCGAGGCGGCGCTCGGCTTCTACTTGCGTGCGGGCTTCGTCGCCACGGGCGAGCGTTTCGAGATCGCCGGCATCGGACCGCACTTCCGCATGCACCTCGCGCTCTGA
- a CDS encoding aspartate aminotransferase family protein — protein sequence MQFEDVRAREAKYILPVAARMPAALVSGRGSRVTDVEGREYVDLTSGWGVCAIGHCHPALVKAIADQAARLMQTTNVYYTLPQLDLAEALAEITPARITRSFFVNSGTEAVEGALKLAHRATGRRKFISTNNSFHGRTLGALSVIGQAKHRDPYRALLPEPVNVPFGDVEAAARAIDTETAAFIVEPVQGEGGVNPVPPGYLARLRQLCDASGALLILDEVQTGIGRTGKMLALEHDAVVPDVLTLGKGLGGGFPVAAFLCTEEVAATVKLGDHGGTYVGNPVACAAALATLRVVREDKLVERAAAVGDRLLAKLARFAAEHPEHATEARGRGLLLGLVLRDTDRAATLAKRALAEGVLVNVTAGNVLRLFPALNIPEDELNGAVETVLKLVRS from the coding sequence ATGCAGTTCGAGGACGTTCGAGCGCGCGAGGCGAAGTACATCCTGCCCGTCGCCGCGCGCATGCCGGCGGCGCTCGTTTCGGGGCGCGGCTCGCGCGTCACCGATGTCGAGGGCCGCGAGTACGTCGACCTCACTTCGGGCTGGGGCGTGTGCGCGATCGGCCACTGCCACCCCGCGCTCGTGAAGGCGATCGCCGACCAAGCCGCGCGCCTGATGCAGACCACGAACGTCTACTACACGCTTCCGCAGCTCGACCTCGCCGAGGCGCTCGCCGAAATCACGCCGGCGCGCATCACGCGCTCGTTCTTCGTGAACTCCGGCACCGAGGCCGTCGAGGGCGCGCTCAAGCTCGCGCACCGCGCCACCGGCCGGCGCAAGTTCATCAGCACGAACAACTCGTTCCACGGCCGCACGCTCGGCGCGCTGTCCGTGATCGGGCAAGCGAAGCACCGCGATCCGTACCGCGCGCTGCTGCCCGAGCCGGTGAACGTCCCGTTCGGGGATGTCGAGGCCGCCGCGCGCGCGATCGACACGGAGACCGCCGCGTTCATCGTCGAGCCCGTGCAGGGCGAGGGCGGCGTGAACCCCGTGCCGCCGGGTTACCTCGCGCGACTGCGCCAGCTCTGCGACGCGAGTGGCGCGCTGCTGATCCTCGACGAAGTGCAGACCGGCATCGGCCGCACGGGCAAGATGCTCGCGCTCGAGCACGACGCGGTCGTTCCCGACGTACTCACGCTCGGCAAGGGTCTCGGCGGCGGCTTCCCCGTCGCCGCCTTCCTGTGCACCGAAGAAGTCGCTGCGACCGTGAAGCTCGGCGACCACGGCGGCACCTACGTCGGCAACCCCGTCGCGTGCGCCGCCGCGCTCGCCACGCTGCGCGTCGTGCGCGAGGACAAGCTCGTAGAGCGCGCCGCAGCGGTGGGCGATCGCCTGCTCGCGAAGCTCGCGCGCTTCGCCGCCGAGCACCCCGAGCACGCCACCGAAGCGCGCGGCCGCGGTCTCTTGTTAGGGCTCGTGCTGCGCGACACCGATCGCGCGGCGACGCTCGCCAAGCGCGCGCTCGCGGAGGGGGTGCTCGTCAACGTGACGGCCGGCAACGTGCTGCGCCTCTTCCCGGCGCTGAACATCCCCGAGGACGAGCTGAACGGGGCGGTGGAGACGGTGCTGAAGTTGGTGCGGAGTTAA
- a CDS encoding NADPH-dependent assimilatory sulfite reductase hemoprotein subunit produces the protein MSAEPRPVASLKTASLAEMSDNERIKVESRGLFFVADGKATHSFLDEVQKLDSGEEQSISGTAKELSKFFGIYKQQGRGERGRKTHDYFFMVRIKNPAGGKLSPKQWLALDDAADQFADGTLRLTSRQAIQYHRVYGPKLAPLMRHLNRHYRDGATVSACGDVNRNVMASPIDALDPSCAPGGLALAHDIAAELTPRSSSYFQIFVSDAEGRNQAPVNTDEPIYGAQYLPRKFKIGIAHPRDGSVDVRTQDVGLVPADERGERWDFYTGGGLGMTHNNPKTAPLLGEHLGRIARSDVVAACRAIVLIQKENGERGDRRQARWKYTLRRLGVDAVKKELRERFGLALEDAAPVRIADMQLHLGWHAQRGGRGYYGVSVENGRLKGAQRKAVREAVEKLGCAVVLTPQQDLILCDAPDAASVERILDAHGARKAVSRVRANAMACPAKPTCGLAMTDAENILPHYIDEVEAAGLGDVDIVIRMTGCPNNCARPPSAEIGIFGYGKNDHVILVGGARNGERLAHTLYARIAEEQMVPALVGLARAIREHGSGLPAGDFLHRTDPAQLREWVGIADGK, from the coding sequence ATGTCCGCAGAGCCCAGGCCGGTCGCCTCGCTGAAGACCGCGTCGCTCGCGGAGATGTCCGACAACGAGCGCATCAAGGTCGAGAGCCGCGGGCTGTTCTTCGTCGCGGACGGGAAGGCGACGCACAGCTTCCTCGACGAGGTCCAGAAGCTCGATTCGGGCGAGGAGCAGTCGATCTCGGGAACGGCCAAGGAGCTGTCCAAGTTCTTCGGGATCTATAAGCAGCAGGGCCGCGGCGAGCGCGGGCGCAAGACGCACGACTACTTCTTCATGGTGCGGATCAAGAATCCGGCGGGCGGCAAGCTCTCTCCGAAGCAGTGGCTCGCGCTCGACGATGCAGCCGATCAGTTCGCGGACGGGACGCTGCGCCTCACCTCGCGCCAGGCGATCCAGTACCACCGCGTCTACGGACCGAAGCTCGCGCCGCTGATGCGGCACCTGAACCGCCACTACCGCGACGGCGCGACCGTCTCCGCCTGCGGCGACGTGAATCGCAACGTGATGGCGTCGCCGATCGACGCGCTGGATCCGAGCTGCGCGCCCGGCGGCCTCGCGCTCGCGCACGACATCGCCGCGGAGCTGACGCCGCGCAGCTCGTCGTACTTCCAGATCTTCGTGTCTGACGCCGAGGGTCGGAACCAAGCGCCCGTGAACACGGACGAGCCGATCTACGGCGCGCAGTACCTGCCGCGCAAGTTCAAGATCGGGATCGCGCACCCGCGCGACGGCTCGGTGGACGTGCGCACGCAGGACGTCGGGCTCGTGCCCGCGGACGAGCGCGGCGAGCGCTGGGACTTTTACACCGGCGGCGGGCTCGGGATGACGCACAACAACCCGAAGACCGCGCCGCTGCTGGGCGAGCACCTGGGGCGCATCGCGCGAAGCGACGTGGTCGCCGCTTGCCGCGCAATCGTGCTGATCCAGAAGGAGAACGGCGAGCGCGGCGACCGCAGGCAGGCGCGCTGGAAGTACACGCTGCGCCGGCTCGGCGTCGACGCGGTGAAGAAGGAGCTGCGCGAGCGCTTCGGCCTCGCGCTCGAGGACGCAGCGCCCGTGCGCATCGCCGACATGCAGCTTCACCTCGGCTGGCACGCGCAGCGCGGCGGACGCGGTTATTACGGCGTCTCCGTCGAGAACGGGCGCCTGAAGGGCGCGCAGCGCAAGGCCGTGCGCGAAGCGGTGGAGAAGCTCGGCTGCGCCGTCGTGCTGACGCCGCAGCAGGATCTGATCCTGTGCGATGCGCCGGACGCCGCGAGCGTCGAGCGCATCCTCGACGCGCACGGCGCGCGCAAGGCGGTGTCGCGCGTGCGCGCGAACGCGATGGCTTGCCCCGCGAAGCCGACCTGCGGGCTCGCGATGACTGACGCCGAGAACATCCTCCCGCACTACATCGACGAGGTCGAAGCCGCGGGCCTCGGCGACGTCGACATCGTGATCCGCATGACGGGCTGCCCCAACAACTGCGCCCGCCCGCCGTCCGCCGAGATCGGCATCTTCGGCTACGGCAAGAACGACCACGTGATCCTGGTCGGCGGCGCGCGCAACGGCGAGCGCCTCGCGCACACGCTGTACGCGCGCATCGCGGAGGAGCAGATGGTGCCCGCGCTGGTAGGTCTCGCGCGCGCCATCCGCGAGCACGGGAGTGGGCTCCCGGCGGGCGATTTCCTGCACCGCACCGACCCCGCGCAGCTGCGCGAGTGGGTGGGGATCGCGGACGGGAAGTAG